The following are encoded together in the Aciduricibacillus chroicocephali genome:
- the yfmH gene encoding EF-P 5-aminopentanol modification-associated protein YfmH produces the protein MNKQLYETIGETLYKEELGNGLTVFLLPKQEMSKTYAIFGTNYGSIDQDFVPIGSKERVHVPEGIAHFLEHKLFESEKGDVFQDFGKQGASANAFTSFTSTAYLFSATDNIIENTRTLIDFVQDPYFTEQSVEKEKGIIAQEIRMYDDQPDWQSFMGTIKAMFHNHPVNIDIAGTVESIQDITKDDLYTCYNTFYHPENMTLFIAGNFIAEEMLDMIRDNQAKKQFAQMEQIKRFYPEEPETVVEKKKVVQMPVSIPKSIVGIKEKHVPSDPLEFIKTDLFLDIIMDHYYSKGGKYYQELYQSGLVDSSFYYDTSLEKNFGYSMIGGNTEKPDEFAEKVKEQLLSLADEEINENRFEVLKRKKIGQVLRSMNSMEYIANQYIHYNSIGFDFLQLVPVLESLKAEELNGFMNNWIAEDRLAVFQITPESK, from the coding sequence ATGAACAAGCAGCTATATGAAACAATCGGTGAAACGCTTTATAAAGAAGAGCTCGGTAATGGGCTAACTGTTTTCCTTTTGCCTAAACAGGAAATGTCCAAAACTTATGCAATCTTTGGCACGAACTATGGCTCAATTGATCAGGATTTTGTACCAATCGGAAGCAAAGAAAGGGTTCACGTACCTGAAGGAATAGCTCATTTCCTTGAACATAAATTGTTCGAAAGCGAAAAGGGGGATGTATTTCAGGACTTTGGCAAGCAGGGTGCTTCTGCCAATGCATTTACATCTTTCACAAGCACAGCTTATTTATTTTCGGCAACAGATAATATAATCGAAAATACAAGGACATTGATTGATTTTGTCCAAGATCCTTATTTCACTGAACAGTCCGTGGAAAAGGAAAAAGGTATTATTGCTCAGGAAATCCGCATGTATGACGATCAGCCTGACTGGCAATCGTTTATGGGAACAATAAAGGCAATGTTCCACAATCATCCAGTCAATATTGATATTGCAGGAACAGTGGAATCGATCCAGGACATTACAAAAGATGACCTTTACACATGTTACAACACTTTTTATCATCCTGAAAATATGACTTTATTTATTGCAGGAAACTTTATCGCAGAAGAAATGCTTGACATGATTCGTGACAATCAGGCGAAAAAGCAGTTTGCTCAAATGGAACAAATTAAACGCTTCTATCCTGAAGAGCCGGAGACCGTTGTTGAAAAGAAGAAGGTCGTCCAAATGCCGGTCTCTATTCCGAAGAGCATTGTTGGTATAAAAGAGAAACATGTGCCTTCTGATCCGCTTGAATTTATTAAAACAGATCTATTCCTTGATATAATTATGGATCATTACTATTCAAAAGGTGGAAAATATTATCAGGAACTGTATCAAAGTGGACTTGTAGACAGCAGTTTTTACTATGATACGTCTCTCGAGAAAAATTTCGGATATTCCATGATTGGCGGCAATACTGAAAAACCTGATGAGTTTGCTGAAAAGGTTAAGGAGCAGCTCCTCTCACTTGCAGATGAAGAAATTAATGAAAACCGCTTCGAAGTTCTTAAACGCAAAAAGATTGGGCAAGTTTTGCGAAGCATGAATTCAATGGAATACATCGCCAATCAGTATATCCATTACAACTCTATCGGCTTTGATTTTCTCCAACTGGTACCAGTTCTGGAAAGTCTAAAAGCTGAGGAGCTTAACGGCTTTATGAACAATTGGATTGCAGAAGATCGCCTCGCTGTATTCCAGATTACTCCGGAAAGTAAATAA
- the ymfI gene encoding elongation factor P 5-aminopentanone reductase, giving the protein MKGNVLLVGASGDIGAAIARQLEAAGFGLLLHYNQNAKRMDELREKLRPESILLELKADLRDEENVHALLEQLVFPVHHVVFASGAADYGLFQDVTYEKMDEMLNLHVKSPWVITKNLLPSMLSNQSGNIVFITSIWGAVGASNEVIYSSVKGAQNSFVKALAREVGPSGVRVNAVSPGYIRTKMNAQLSEDDSNLLEAEIPLGRAGNPLDVANAVAFLLNEKSSYIHGEIMNVDGGWS; this is encoded by the coding sequence ATGAAAGGCAATGTTCTTCTAGTCGGTGCAAGTGGTGATATCGGAGCGGCAATCGCCCGTCAGCTGGAAGCAGCAGGTTTCGGCCTGCTGCTTCATTATAATCAAAATGCGAAGCGGATGGATGAATTGAGAGAGAAACTCCGTCCTGAATCCATATTGCTTGAGCTAAAAGCGGATTTGCGTGATGAGGAAAATGTGCATGCATTACTTGAACAGCTCGTATTTCCTGTTCATCACGTTGTATTTGCCAGTGGAGCTGCTGATTATGGATTGTTCCAGGATGTTACATATGAAAAAATGGATGAAATGCTCAATCTCCATGTTAAATCTCCGTGGGTGATTACGAAAAACCTTCTACCTTCTATGCTTTCAAACCAGTCTGGAAATATTGTATTCATTACGTCCATATGGGGAGCAGTCGGGGCGAGCAATGAAGTGATCTACTCCTCAGTAAAGGGTGCTCAAAACAGTTTTGTGAAAGCACTCGCAAGGGAAGTGGGCCCTTCTGGTGTTCGGGTAAATGCAGTAAGTCCTGGATATATTCGCACAAAAATGAATGCCCAGCTTAGTGAGGACGATAGCAATTTGCTTGAAGCGGAAATTCCACTTGGAAGAGCAGGGAACCCGCTTGACGTAGCAAATGCTGTAGCTTTTTTGCTTAATGAAAAATCTTCCTATATACATGGTGAAATTATGAACGTTGATGGCGGCTGGAGTTAA
- a CDS encoding DUF3243 domain-containing protein: MSVLDNFDSWKSFLANRLEQAKDHGMSHETITNIAHEVGGYLANRVEPANGEQAVLADLWNVASEDEQQAIASTMVKLVQKG, encoded by the coding sequence ATGTCGGTACTAGATAATTTTGATTCCTGGAAATCGTTTCTTGCCAACCGTTTAGAACAGGCGAAAGATCATGGTATGAGCCATGAGACGATCACGAACATCGCCCATGAAGTTGGCGGCTATCTGGCTAACAGAGTTGAACCTGCGAACGGCGAACAGGCCGTACTGGCGGATTTATGGAATGTTGCGTCAGAGGATGAACAGCAGGCAATTGCCAGTACAATGGTGAAGCTTGTTCAAAAGGGTTAA
- a CDS encoding DUF3388 domain-containing protein yields the protein MQTEWYFEYEIRLNRPGILGDISSLLGMLSINIVTINGVENERRGMLLRSEKEDQIKRFKSILETIDTISITKLRKPKLRDKLAVRHGKYIHRDADDRKTIRFVRDELGLLVDFMAELYKKEGHKLIGIRGMPRVGKTESVVAASVCANKRWLFVSSTLLKQTVRSRLIEGEYSNDNIYIIDGIVSKRRANEQHWQLIREIMQLEAVKVVEHPDIFVQATEYDMDDFDYIIELRSDENEEITYEPIEEPQFTENDGFNMFDF from the coding sequence ATGCAAACGGAATGGTATTTTGAGTATGAAATCCGATTGAACAGGCCCGGAATCCTAGGGGATATCTCCTCGCTTCTTGGGATGCTGTCAATCAATATAGTTACCATTAATGGTGTCGAAAATGAACGCCGTGGCATGCTTCTCCGTTCCGAAAAGGAAGATCAGATCAAGCGATTTAAGTCGATTTTGGAAACAATTGATACCATTTCGATTACAAAACTGCGCAAACCTAAATTACGTGACAAGCTTGCAGTAAGACATGGGAAGTATATTCACCGTGATGCCGACGATCGCAAGACAATTCGTTTTGTCCGTGATGAGCTCGGTCTTCTTGTTGATTTTATGGCTGAGCTTTATAAAAAGGAAGGCCATAAACTCATTGGCATCAGGGGGATGCCAAGAGTAGGCAAAACGGAATCTGTTGTAGCTGCAAGCGTATGTGCGAATAAGCGCTGGCTTTTTGTTTCGAGTACTTTGCTTAAGCAGACAGTAAGAAGCCGTCTGATTGAAGGGGAGTACAGCAACGATAATATTTATATTATTGATGGGATTGTTTCCAAAAGAAGAGCCAATGAACAGCATTGGCAACTGATCAGGGAAATCATGCAATTGGAAGCTGTGAAAGTTGTCGAACATCCTGACATATTCGTGCAGGCAACTGAATATGATATGGATGATTTCGATTATATTATTGAACTGCGCAGTGATGAAAATGAGGAGATTACATATGAACCTATTGAGGAACCGCAATTTACAGAGAATGACGGTTTCAACATGTTCGATTTTTAA
- a CDS encoding helix-turn-helix domain-containing protein, translating to MDIGARLREAREQKSLSLEQVQESTKIQKRYLAAIEENKFSLLPGKFYAKAFIKEYANAVGLDPQELLEAFQGLPAEQEKQKEETEYTQIKQPVRDRSSRNTGSLLPKITVFLLIIAIIVLAVVFYNKTATNSSDPVKNEDGNEIIRTPEDEKTDEEVAKQKREKAAAQKQEEKQAEKENKDKKENKDKKDEKQKAEATDKVSIAVAEAGTGNSPESKVDVKTDSDTVKVTLKPTGKGDSWLDATSGNESKFSGTFSKGQSPVELKLKQGEEVYLVIGNAPAVDISVNGKKMDYPVNQDEKVFQKIHLNLKGSKD from the coding sequence ATGGATATTGGAGCAAGACTGAGGGAAGCGAGGGAACAGAAGAGCCTCTCTCTTGAGCAAGTGCAGGAATCAACAAAAATTCAAAAACGTTATCTTGCAGCGATAGAAGAGAATAAATTCAGCCTTCTTCCAGGAAAGTTTTATGCTAAAGCTTTTATCAAGGAGTATGCAAATGCCGTGGGGCTGGATCCGCAGGAATTGCTTGAAGCGTTTCAGGGTTTGCCGGCAGAGCAAGAAAAACAAAAAGAAGAAACAGAGTATACACAAATTAAACAGCCGGTTCGTGATCGCAGCTCACGTAATACTGGATCTCTTCTTCCTAAGATTACTGTTTTTCTGTTAATTATCGCAATTATTGTTCTTGCCGTCGTGTTTTATAACAAGACAGCTACTAATAGTTCAGATCCGGTCAAAAACGAGGACGGAAATGAAATAATACGAACACCTGAAGATGAAAAGACGGATGAAGAAGTTGCGAAGCAGAAACGAGAAAAAGCTGCTGCTCAGAAACAGGAAGAGAAACAGGCTGAAAAAGAGAATAAAGATAAAAAAGAGAATAAAGATAAAAAAGATGAAAAGCAAAAAGCTGAGGCGACTGACAAAGTTTCCATCGCAGTTGCCGAAGCTGGAACTGGTAATTCACCTGAATCAAAAGTTGATGTGAAGACGGATAGCGACACTGTAAAAGTTACGCTTAAGCCGACTGGAAAAGGAGATTCTTGGCTTGATGCCACTTCTGGAAACGAATCGAAATTTAGCGGCACGTTTTCCAAAGGCCAGTCACCTGTTGAACTGAAGCTGAAACAAGGTGAGGAAGTTTATCTTGTTATAGGAAATGCCCCGGCTGTTGACATTAGTGTAAATGGTAAAAAGATGGATTACCCGGTCAACCAGGATGAGAAGGTTTTCCAAAAAATCCACTTGAATCTGAAGGGTTCCAAGGATTGA
- the pgsA gene encoding CDP-diacylglycerol--glycerol-3-phosphate 3-phosphatidyltransferase: protein MNIPNKITVSRIILIPIFIILLAVPWDWGKVGSGEWTIPTAHLIGAILFIFASATDWVDGYYARKYNLVTNLGKFLDPLADKLLVSAALIMLVQLGFAPAWVVIVIISREFAVTGLRLVAAGEGLVLAASKLGKLKTMTQLIGIAALLLYNFPFQWLGGFRFDLIMLYVSLFFTVLSGLDYFIKNWNVMRDSK from the coding sequence ATGAACATACCTAATAAAATTACTGTTTCACGAATTATTCTAATACCAATATTTATTATTTTACTTGCTGTTCCATGGGATTGGGGGAAAGTTGGTTCTGGGGAATGGACAATCCCGACCGCACACTTGATTGGAGCAATTTTGTTTATTTTTGCATCTGCTACCGATTGGGTTGATGGTTACTATGCACGCAAATACAATCTTGTAACAAATCTTGGAAAATTTCTTGACCCGCTTGCGGACAAGCTGCTCGTCTCAGCAGCATTGATTATGCTTGTACAACTAGGTTTTGCTCCTGCTTGGGTAGTAATTGTGATCATTAGCAGGGAATTCGCTGTTACAGGACTCCGTCTTGTTGCTGCAGGTGAAGGGCTTGTACTTGCTGCAAGTAAACTTGGTAAGTTGAAGACAATGACGCAGCTAATCGGTATTGCTGCTTTGCTTCTTTATAACTTCCCATTCCAATGGCTTGGCGGATTTCGTTTTGATTTGATTATGCTTTATGTATCTCTATTCTTTACTGTCCTCTCTGGTCTTGATTACTTCATTAAAAATTGGAACGTCATGAGGGATTCTAAATGA
- a CDS encoding competence/damage-inducible protein A encodes MIKREKAEIIAVGTELLLGQITNTNASWLSERLAELGLNVFYHSVVGDNLHRVCETFAHAHERSDLVIVTGGLGPTDDDLTREAFSEMSSLKMFHHEPTMVKLEDFFRKQKSIMTENNKKQALVFETAEVLDNSEGTAPGLIVEYEGTTWVFLPGVPREMKSLAEEHVFSYLERTGGRDELIRSLVLRFSGVGESKLETELKDLITEQSNPTVAPLVAKDGVTIRITAKAETAAEADELNEKMKSKVLSRVGQYFYGMNDETLASTILSMLKEKKLTIASAESLTGGMFADELISIPGASSVCLGGVVSYARSAKERLLGVPKELIDEHGTVSEACATAMAKNVKELLGGDIGISFTGVAGPGSAEGKPAGTVFIGLATSDEVHAHQFSLHGGRHSIRSQSVNKGLELIYKLLKS; translated from the coding sequence ATGATCAAAAGAGAAAAAGCCGAAATTATTGCAGTCGGAACCGAACTGCTGCTTGGGCAAATTACGAATACGAACGCTTCATGGCTTTCGGAGCGTCTTGCAGAGCTTGGCTTAAACGTTTTTTATCATTCAGTTGTCGGTGACAACCTGCACAGAGTTTGCGAAACCTTTGCTCATGCGCATGAAAGGTCCGATCTTGTTATCGTAACAGGAGGCCTGGGACCGACAGATGATGATTTGACAAGGGAGGCTTTCTCAGAGATGAGTAGCCTTAAAATGTTCCACCATGAGCCTACAATGGTTAAGTTGGAGGATTTTTTCCGCAAACAGAAGTCGATCATGACCGAAAATAATAAGAAACAAGCACTCGTTTTCGAGACAGCAGAAGTACTCGATAATTCAGAAGGTACAGCCCCTGGACTTATTGTTGAATATGAAGGTACAACATGGGTTTTTCTTCCTGGAGTTCCCAGAGAGATGAAAAGCCTTGCTGAAGAGCATGTTTTTTCATATCTCGAACGAACTGGAGGCAGAGACGAACTGATCCGCTCACTAGTCCTGCGATTCTCTGGTGTTGGTGAATCGAAGCTTGAAACGGAGTTGAAGGATTTGATCACCGAACAGTCAAATCCGACTGTGGCCCCGCTCGTTGCAAAGGATGGGGTAACAATTCGCATTACCGCAAAAGCAGAGACAGCAGCTGAGGCTGATGAATTGAATGAAAAAATGAAGAGTAAAGTCCTTTCGCGAGTCGGTCAATATTTTTATGGAATGAATGATGAGACACTAGCAAGTACTATTCTTTCTATGTTAAAAGAAAAGAAGCTTACGATTGCTTCTGCTGAGAGCCTGACCGGTGGTATGTTTGCTGATGAACTTATTTCAATACCTGGTGCTTCCTCTGTATGTCTCGGAGGAGTAGTCAGTTATGCCCGTTCAGCTAAAGAAAGGCTGCTCGGTGTCCCTAAGGAACTGATTGACGAGCATGGCACGGTAAGTGAAGCGTGTGCCACTGCAATGGCAAAGAATGTGAAGGAACTGCTCGGAGGAGATATCGGCATCTCATTTACAGGAGTTGCCGGACCGGGTTCTGCGGAGGGTAAACCTGCGGGAACCGTATTTATTGGTTTGGCTACCTCTGATGAAGTGCATGCACATCAATTCAGTCTTCATGGAGGCAGGCATTCTATCCGTTCGCAGTCAGTAAATAAAGGGCTTGAATTGATTTATAAATTGCTAAAATCGTAA
- the recA gene encoding recombinase RecA, giving the protein MNDRKQALDNALRQIEKQFGKGSIMKMGEQPITKLATIPSGSLALDVALGIGGYPRGRVIEIYGPESSGKTTVALHAIAEAQKAGGQVAFIDAEHALDPNYAQALGVNTEELLLSQPDTGEQALEICEALVRSGAIDIIVVDSVAALVPRAEIEGEMGDAHVGLQARLMSQALRKLSGAINKSNTIAIFINQIREKVGVMFGNPETTPGGRALKFYSSVRLEVRRAETLKQGNEIMGNKARIKVVKNKVAPPFKQAEVDIMYGEGISRQGEILDMASDLDIVQKSGAWYSYNEERLGQGRENSKQYLIENPDVTEELYHAIRDHYKLDEDKAQESASENESEQELFDV; this is encoded by the coding sequence TTGAACGATAGAAAACAGGCTTTGGACAATGCGTTGAGACAAATAGAGAAACAGTTCGGCAAAGGCTCCATTATGAAAATGGGAGAACAGCCGATTACAAAACTTGCAACAATCCCGAGCGGTTCTCTCGCTCTAGATGTTGCTTTGGGTATTGGCGGATATCCTCGAGGACGGGTCATTGAAATCTATGGACCGGAATCATCTGGTAAAACGACGGTTGCGCTTCATGCAATAGCCGAAGCACAGAAAGCTGGCGGACAGGTCGCTTTCATAGATGCTGAGCATGCACTCGATCCGAACTACGCTCAGGCGCTTGGTGTCAATACGGAGGAACTACTTCTTTCCCAGCCGGATACAGGGGAGCAGGCATTGGAAATCTGCGAAGCACTTGTACGAAGTGGTGCTATTGATATTATTGTAGTTGACTCAGTTGCAGCCCTTGTACCTCGTGCTGAAATTGAAGGTGAGATGGGAGATGCCCATGTCGGTCTTCAGGCTCGTTTGATGTCACAGGCTCTTCGCAAACTTTCAGGAGCAATCAACAAGTCGAATACGATTGCAATCTTCATTAACCAGATTCGTGAAAAAGTCGGCGTTATGTTCGGTAACCCTGAGACAACTCCAGGCGGCCGTGCACTCAAGTTCTATTCTTCAGTGCGTTTGGAAGTACGCCGTGCTGAGACTTTGAAACAGGGTAATGAAATTATGGGTAACAAAGCAAGAATCAAAGTTGTTAAAAATAAGGTCGCTCCACCATTCAAGCAGGCCGAGGTAGATATTATGTACGGAGAAGGGATTTCCCGACAAGGCGAAATTCTAGACATGGCATCGGACTTGGATATCGTTCAGAAAAGCGGTGCCTGGTATTCGTATAATGAAGAACGTCTTGGTCAAGGGCGTGAGAACTCAAAGCAGTATTTGATTGAGAACCCGGATGTGACTGAAGAACTTTATCATGCAATTCGCGATCATTACAAACTTGACGAAGATAAAGCTCAGGAATCAGCCTCTGAAAATGAAAGTGAGCAGGAGCTTTTTGACGTATAA
- the rny gene encoding ribonuclease Y, protein MNSPLIISILLALILIVGIVVGYLIRKSIAEAKISSAETLAKQIVEEAHRNAEAAKKEALLEARDESHRHRLQAEEELRERRAEVQKQENRLLQKEESLDRKSETLDKREILLEKKEQSLTDRQNQIEEMESKVEQMVQQQEAELERISGYTIDQARKVILDRLEGELSHETAVMIKDSEYRAKEEADKKAKNILSLAIQRCAADHVAETTVSVVTLPNDEMKGRIIGREGRNIRTLETLTGIDLIIDDTPEAVILSGFDPIRREIARIALEKLVQDGRIHPARIEEMVDKARREVDEHIREVGEETTFEVGVHGLHPDLIKILGRLKYRTSYGQNVLKHSIEVAYLSGLLAAELGEDEKLARRAGLLHDIGKAIDHEVEGSHVEIGKELAIKYNENPTVVNAIASHHGDEEATSVISVLVAAADALSAARPGARSETLENYIKRLEKLEEIAESFTGVEKSFAIQAGREVRIMVRPDEIDDAESARVARDIRKRIESELDYPGHIKVTVIRETRSVEYAK, encoded by the coding sequence ATGAATAGTCCTCTCATCATCTCCATTTTGCTTGCCCTGATCTTGATCGTCGGTATTGTTGTTGGCTATCTGATCCGCAAATCAATCGCTGAAGCGAAGATTTCCAGTGCAGAAACATTAGCCAAACAAATCGTTGAGGAAGCTCATCGAAATGCAGAAGCTGCAAAAAAAGAAGCGCTTCTTGAAGCACGCGACGAGAGTCACCGACACCGCCTGCAGGCCGAAGAAGAACTGCGAGAACGGCGTGCGGAAGTGCAAAAGCAGGAAAATCGTCTATTGCAGAAAGAAGAGAGTCTCGACAGAAAAAGCGAAACACTCGACAAACGCGAAATTCTGCTCGAGAAAAAGGAGCAGTCTCTGACAGACAGACAAAACCAAATTGAAGAAATGGAAAGCAAAGTGGAACAAATGGTGCAGCAACAGGAGGCCGAACTTGAACGTATCTCCGGCTACACGATTGACCAGGCACGCAAGGTCATTCTCGACCGTCTGGAAGGCGAGCTTTCCCATGAAACAGCAGTCATGATTAAAGACTCTGAGTACAGAGCGAAAGAAGAGGCAGACAAGAAAGCGAAAAACATCCTTTCTTTGGCCATTCAACGCTGTGCTGCTGATCATGTTGCCGAAACGACTGTTTCTGTCGTAACGCTGCCTAATGATGAAATGAAAGGCCGGATTATCGGACGTGAAGGTCGCAATATTCGAACTCTGGAAACGCTTACCGGAATAGATCTCATTATTGATGATACACCAGAAGCAGTCATCCTTTCCGGATTCGATCCAATTCGCAGGGAGATTGCGAGAATTGCGCTTGAAAAGCTCGTCCAGGATGGCCGAATTCATCCGGCACGCATTGAAGAGATGGTTGATAAGGCTCGTCGTGAAGTTGATGAGCATATTCGTGAAGTTGGTGAAGAGACGACATTTGAAGTCGGTGTTCACGGACTTCATCCGGATCTCATTAAGATTCTCGGACGTCTCAAGTATCGTACAAGCTATGGCCAGAATGTACTGAAGCACTCTATAGAAGTTGCTTATTTGTCCGGATTGCTTGCCGCGGAACTTGGCGAAGACGAGAAACTAGCAAGAAGAGCAGGACTCCTGCATGATATCGGCAAGGCAATAGACCATGAGGTCGAAGGAAGCCACGTCGAGATCGGCAAGGAACTTGCAATTAAGTACAATGAAAATCCTACGGTGGTCAATGCGATTGCCTCGCATCATGGCGATGAAGAAGCTACTTCCGTGATTTCTGTGCTTGTGGCAGCAGCTGATGCTTTATCGGCAGCACGTCCAGGTGCGCGAAGTGAAACATTGGAGAACTATATCAAGCGTCTTGAGAAGCTTGAAGAGATTGCTGAATCATTTACTGGTGTCGAGAAGTCATTTGCAATCCAGGCAGGTCGCGAGGTTCGTATCATGGTCAGACCTGACGAAATTGATGATGCGGAGTCTGCACGTGTTGCAAGAGATATCCGCAAGCGAATCGAAAGTGAACTTGATTATCCTGGACATATCAAAGTGACGGTCATTAGAGAGACAAGATCGGTTGAGTATGCAAAATAA
- a CDS encoding TIGR00282 family metallophosphoesterase — protein MKIMFIGDVVGSPGRDMVKKYVPELKKKHKPNITIINGENAASGKGITERIYKQFLEWGAQAVTLGNHAWDKKEIFEFIESAKYMVRPANFPEGTPGKGIVYLKFNDKEIAIINLQGRTFMTPIDDPFKKVDELLAEAKQRTNIIFIDFHAETTSEKQAMAWYVDGRASCVVGTHTHTQTADERILPSGTGYITDVGMTGPYDAILGVEKEAVIKRFKTGLPVRFEVDKKGNTQLNGFLVTINEKNGKAEHVERIMINRDHPFFS, from the coding sequence GTGAAGATTATGTTTATAGGAGATGTCGTCGGTTCTCCTGGCCGTGACATGGTGAAAAAATACGTTCCAGAGCTTAAAAAGAAACATAAGCCGAATATAACAATTATTAATGGGGAAAATGCAGCTTCAGGAAAAGGAATTACGGAGCGAATTTATAAACAATTTCTTGAATGGGGTGCTCAAGCGGTTACGCTTGGCAACCATGCTTGGGATAAGAAGGAAATATTCGAATTTATTGAGAGTGCCAAATATATGGTACGACCGGCTAATTTCCCGGAAGGAACACCTGGCAAGGGAATTGTCTATCTGAAGTTTAATGATAAAGAAATTGCAATCATTAATTTGCAAGGAAGAACCTTCATGACACCGATTGATGATCCGTTTAAAAAGGTCGATGAGCTGCTGGCAGAAGCGAAGCAGCGTACGAATATTATCTTTATTGATTTCCATGCAGAGACGACGAGCGAAAAGCAAGCAATGGCATGGTATGTGGATGGGCGTGCAAGTTGTGTCGTCGGTACGCATACACATACACAGACGGCAGATGAACGGATTTTGCCTTCTGGTACCGGTTACATTACTGATGTAGGCATGACAGGTCCTTATGATGCAATCCTTGGCGTGGAAAAAGAAGCGGTGATCAAACGTTTTAAGACAGGCCTGCCTGTACGTTTTGAGGTGGACAAAAAAGGGAACACGCAATTGAATGGATTTTTGGTGACTATCAATGAGAAAAATGGAAAAGCCGAGCATGTGGAACGCATCATGATTAATCGTGACCATCCTTTCTTTTCCTGA
- a CDS encoding stage V sporulation protein S, with the protein MDILKVSAKSNPNSVAGALANVLRERGTAEIQAIGAGALNQSVKAVAIARGFVAPSGIDLICIPAFTDIKIDEEERTAIKLIVEPR; encoded by the coding sequence ATGGATATATTAAAAGTATCAGCAAAATCAAACCCTAATTCAGTAGCAGGTGCACTTGCAAATGTATTGCGCGAACGAGGTACAGCGGAAATCCAGGCAATCGGTGCAGGTGCCTTGAACCAGTCTGTAAAGGCTGTAGCGATCGCAAGAGGTTTTGTTGCACCAAGCGGAATTGATCTTATCTGCATTCCTGCTTTTACTGACATCAAGATTGACGAAGAAGAACGTACAGCGATTAAACTGATTGTTGAACCACGATGA
- a CDS encoding RicAFT regulatory complex protein RicA family protein, translating to MTDTYSRKEVLDHAKQLADMLSRTEEIERFKLVEAKINENTKVQELIKKIKAMQKQAVNLRAYQKTEALKKVEAEIDRMQAEIDAIPVVQEFKEIQLLVNDVLQLVTGTIAREVTEKLIESTGGDVLAGETGSALKNRSSCGS from the coding sequence ATGACGGATACATATTCCCGTAAGGAAGTACTTGACCATGCCAAACAGCTAGCCGACATGCTTTCAAGAACTGAAGAAATTGAGCGATTTAAGCTAGTGGAAGCTAAAATTAACGAAAATACAAAAGTTCAGGAATTGATCAAGAAAATTAAAGCGATGCAGAAGCAAGCTGTCAATTTACGAGCTTATCAGAAAACAGAGGCTCTTAAGAAAGTCGAGGCAGAGATTGACAGAATGCAAGCAGAGATTGATGCAATTCCTGTTGTACAGGAATTTAAGGAAATTCAACTCCTAGTCAATGATGTACTGCAGCTTGTAACCGGAACGATTGCCCGAGAAGTTACAGAGAAGCTGATTGAGTCAACTGGCGGAGATGTGCTTGCTGGAGAGACAGGGTCTGCTCTTAAAAACCGCTCATCTTGCGGTTCATGA